The stretch of DNA GATAATGCTGCTGATCGCTTTCTCGACCTTGGTTAGTCCTGCACGCCATGCAGCGCCGTTAGAGCGCCGATTGCGATTGAGCCGGTTCGTCTCCTCCGCGTAGGCGCGCATCCTCGCAGACGCGCATCGAATCCCGTCAGGCCAATCTGGACCTCGTCGTCGCTGCTGCATCTCGGTCGTTACATTCGCTCCTAGTAGCCACTGCAAACTCAAGCCCAATAAAACGCGCCGAATCACAAGGATCCGCATCCCGGAGCGAGGTGTTGGCGAGGCCCTAGCTTCATTCGGAGAGTGAGAACAGAAGATGCCATCGATCTCGGCTCCAGGTGGCAGACGATTTTCGGAGTTCTACCGCGAAGCGTCAGTTGATCGTCGATCGTTGACCCAACGCCAAGTAGACTCAATTTGCCACGCGATCGATTTCCGTGACCGCTCTCCCGTGACGATTTGATGCGGTGCAAGTTCATGATGGACGACGGCGGGAAGACAAGCCCAAGCCCACCCAGCGGTCTCGCTCGGAGATACAAATCCAGATGATAGAAACTGCAGGAAAACCAAGCCCTTAAGAATAATTGCATGCAATATGCTATTTTTTTCTTGCGCTGGGGCGTGTGCTGCCCTACACCGCGAGGACCCGCATCAACTCCCGCCGAAGAGCAGTCATCGAAAACATAAGGAGGGTGGGTCGAAGCAACGGAGGGTGACTATGGACGGGCGTGCCACGACGGCGGATGGCGCTTTGGCGCTGAAGCGGACCAATGTTCGCTGGAAGATCTTTTTCCTGATGTTGTTCTTGATCGCGATCAACTACATCGATCGCGCATCATTGTCCGTCGCGATGCCGATCATCGCGAAAGAATTCAATCTCGATCCGGCGACTCAGGGCCTGATCCTCAGCGCGTTCTTCTGGACCTACGCCTTCATGCAGGTTCCCGGCGGCATGCTGGCTGACAAGTTCAAGCCGCGCATCGTCATCGCCGTTGCGACGATCGGCTGGGGGTTCTTCCAGGCTGTCGCCGCGCTCTCGACGAGCTGGTTCATGCTGGTGCTGACGCGTCTTGGGCTCGGCGCGACGGAAGCGCCGATCTATCCGGCCGGCGGCAAGCTGAACGCGATCTGGATGACGCAAAACGAGCGTGCCCGCGGCGCGACCCTGCTCGACGGCGGTGCTCCGCTCGGAGCGGCACTGGGCGCAATCGTGATCGCGTGGTTGATCGCGGCGTTCGATTCATGGCGGCTGGCATTCATCGTCGCCGGCGTGGGCACTATGCTGTGCGGCTTCCTCGCCTGGTGGTACATCCGCAACACCCCGCGCGAGCATCCCTCCATCAATGACGGCGAGGCGCGTTTCATCGAGACGGCGCACGCGCTCGAAGACGCCCAGGCACCGGCCTCGAGGGGCGGCAGTGTGGGCGCATACTTCCGCTACCGTTCGGTCTGGCTGATGTGCTGCGGCTGGATGTTCTTCAACACGGTGTTCTATGGGCTTCTGACCTGGCTGCCGAGCTACCTATTCAAGGTGCATGGTTTCGACATCAAGACGCTGGGCGGCGCCTCCTTCATCATCTTCTTCGCCGGCTTCATCGGTGAACTCGTGGGCGGGCTGATCGGCGACGCCTGGCGGGCGCGTGGCGGCACCCCCAACGCCGTCTTCCGTACGCTGTTCGGGATCGCGGCCTTGATCGCCACGGCTTCGATCTTTGCGGTTGCCTATGTGCGCGATCCAATCATCGTCGTCGCGCTGTTGTCGACCACGCTGTTCTTCCTGCGCTGGTGCGGGATGTACTGGGCCATCCCCTCGATGTTGGCGACGCGGGATCGTGCCGGTTTCCTCGGCGGCTGCATGAATCTCGGCGGCAACATCGCGGGCATTACAGTGCCGATCATCGTTGGCTTCATTGTCCAGATGACGGGATCGTATT from Bradyrhizobium sp. AZCC 1693 encodes:
- a CDS encoding MFS transporter; the encoded protein is MDGRATTADGALALKRTNVRWKIFFLMLFLIAINYIDRASLSVAMPIIAKEFNLDPATQGLILSAFFWTYAFMQVPGGMLADKFKPRIVIAVATIGWGFFQAVAALSTSWFMLVLTRLGLGATEAPIYPAGGKLNAIWMTQNERARGATLLDGGAPLGAALGAIVIAWLIAAFDSWRLAFIVAGVGTMLCGFLAWWYIRNTPREHPSINDGEARFIETAHALEDAQAPASRGGSVGAYFRYRSVWLMCCGWMFFNTVFYGLLTWLPSYLFKVHGFDIKTLGGASFIIFFAGFIGELVGGLIGDAWRARGGTPNAVFRTLFGIAALIATASIFAVAYVRDPIIVVALLSTTLFFLRWCGMYWAIPSMLATRDRAGFLGGCMNLGGNIAGITVPIIVGFIVQMTGSYFLALMFFAAAGMALFGCSTAIDYSRKLPV